The genomic DNA CGCCCGCAGCTGATCGTAGTGCTGGGGCTTGAAGTAGTCGGGCGCGTAAACGTTGACGATCCTTTTCCAGATAGTCCGCGCCGCATCACTCATCCCAGGAAGAGGATTCGGCCGCTTGAGTTCGGAAGGCTCAACAACTGTCAATCTCCCTGCTGGTTTAGGTCCTGATTTTCCCATTTTATAACTCCTTGTAATGATGGTTGAATTTCCCGGAGAATATCCAGGGAACAGCGAGCGAAAGCCCATACTCGGTTCCTGACGTGCATCTGTGGAGATCAACATGCCCCTCCCTCAAGGTTCCAGGGGTGATTAGGATCAAGAGGATTGCCGTTGATGTCGCATCCATGTCTTGACGAATGCAGTACATCATGACACGGCCTGCACACGCTCATCAGGTTTGCCGCTCTGTTATCTCTGGGGTTAGAGTTGATGTGGTGAACAAGAACTGCCCCGGTGACTTTGTCCCTGGACTTGCACTGCTCACATAGAGGGTCTGCATTCAGTTTCATCTTCCTGACTTTTTCCCAGTTTGAATTATATCCTCGTTGCCTTGACGATAATCTGTTGTCGTATTTCATATTGTTCGTTCTCCTTTTCTCTCAAATTCAACCAGATCCTTGCGCGAAATCCGCAGGTTGCCAACATATTTGATCGCACGGAGCCTGCCTGATTCAATCCAGTTTCTTACTGTTCGCGGGTGCACCTGGAATATTCCGGCAACCTCGTTGATGTGGTAGAGCTGCTTCTCCGGCAATACCATGTTTTCCCCCCTTATGCGCTCATTTCTACATAAAGCCCGGCATATTTCAGCCGGGCATCATAATTAAATATTAAACGCCTGCTTCATTGTTCAGGTAATCAAAAACAACATCTCGATACACTGTAAGATCAAGCAATGCCCCAATGAAGGGGTCAACCTTGGCCGCATCGGACATTAACAAGTACCTGCCCACAAGACTTGAAAGCAGTTCATTTTTGGTAGGCCCCCCTACATCAGGACAAGCATGTTTGGGATGGAACTGATCAAGGGTAAAATATAACTCCCCAGGAGCGTATTCTTCACAAACTCCACTTGGGTCTCTGACAATATAGCCTTCTGTGTCGTGATTTTTATAAACCTCACCCAAGCAATTAGATTCGCCCAGGAGTTCGCCTTTAAATGTAATGGTCCTGTCCAGGACTATGTCTTTCAATGTAATTTTTCTCATGTCTTATTCCTCGCTCTGTTTAAAAAATAATGCTTCCAACTCCAGGGCATTGGCCCATCTTCCGGGATCAACTTTCGGTCCAGCCAGTAAGGGCTTGAACCTTAAAACCTGGCTGCCATTATCATGAACAATAGTTGCACCAACTTCTGACAGAAGATCCGCAAGATGATTTTTTGAAAAATCAGGTATAAGAGTTTCATGCCCAATATTGCCAAAAATACCCCTGTCGTTAATATTGGCATTTTTGGCCCTGGAATTTGTAAACTCAGTTTTTGCCTCATTTTGAATATTGGCATTTTTGGGCATGGTTTCGGTAATGTCAGTTTTTGATACTTTCCATTTTTCTGAGAATCTCATCTGACCACCTCCGGATTGACTTCAAAGACCTTGGACGGCCTGCCCGGTCCTGATGGTGGTTCTGAAACCTTGCGGATATATCCTCGTTCTTCCAGGGTATCTAGTCCGGGCTTAACTTCAGCCATGGTCTTAAGTGTACCATGTAGAGCTTTGTAGCAACTCCTTGCGGTAAACCTTGTGGAACTCGTCTCGCGTATCCACTTCAGAACTCTCAAGGCAGCTGCGCGTGAATCATCACAACCCATTTGCCCGATTGCTTCCCTGGCATGGTCAGCCAATCTTGAGGATAAGGACAGAGCTTGTTCCATGATTTCTGCTGAAACGGTAAGATTTCCAGGTAATGAAGATGATATGCAGTGAAAGAGTCCTGCGATCCTGGCCGCTGCTCCAGGCAACTTTCCTGCCCAATCGGTCATAGCCTCGAACTGACCACCTGGCCTGAGTTCAACTTCAACTGCCTGAGCGAACTGTTTCCACAACTCATAAGCACCTGGAGATAGTTTCAATTTCAAACCGGCTCCACGCAGATCAAGCAAACTTCTGATCCCTGAATCATATTCCCTGATAACCTTCTCAGACATTGCCCGGGTATCTATTTTTCTGTGTCCTAGCCTGGAATCAGGCAAGATATATATAAAACGTCCTATGACCCCGCGCCCACGAAACCCCGGCTTACTGGACAATGACTCCATGACTTCATTCTGGACACATAGACAGATCACAAGTCTGGGTTTCAGCAGGACTAGTGGTTCACGGCCAACACGATCAACTGAAACCGGTTCCCCGCAATGAGCTTTCAGGTAAACATCCAGATTCGGAATGCCTTTGGAGTATCTTCCGGCCATGGTATCGAACATGCCGCCTTCAGCGGAAACAATGCCGGCCACTTCATTATTGTCTTTCAGTAGAGTAGGGACTCTTTCATTTGTACTGTCATCAAAAATCAGTCGTGGTGATTTTGGAACATCAGGGAGTGAAGCTTCAGACTTTGATATTGATTCGATTTCCTCATTAAGCTTGTCCTGGTCTTTGATCCTCGAAAGTTTAGACCTGCGTTGATCAATTACCTTTTCCAAGGACTTACGCTTGGATCTGGCCGCCCGGATTTTGTCTCGCATATCTTCAGCTTGCTCAGATTCCCAAGCGTAAATAGGTCTGAATGATATTGCTATTGTGCCGGACTTTCGTTCCGCTGGTGGTAATTCTGCCAGAAGATACAAGTTTAAGGTTTCAGAATACCCTGTCTTGACTTCCACCTCATCAACACAGCCTATCACCGCCAGAGATACCGCACCCAGAACAGTTGTGACAGC from Desulfonatronovibrio magnus includes the following:
- a CDS encoding P27 family phage terminase small subunit, whose amino-acid sequence is MLISTDARQEPSMGFRSLFPGYSPGNSTIITRSYKMGKSGPKPAGRLTVVEPSELKRPNPLPGMSDAARTIWKRIVNVYAPDYFKPQHYDQLRAYCEAAAQHKEAVKMVRDQGVMVTQDNGVIKRNPWALERDACAQTMANLGTKLSINKNATAVSRFKDAEGLRQPKSKREGLLFRK
- a CDS encoding HNH endonuclease signature motif containing protein: MKYDNRLSSRQRGYNSNWEKVRKMKLNADPLCEQCKSRDKVTGAVLVHHINSNPRDNRAANLMSVCRPCHDVLHSSRHGCDINGNPLDPNHPWNLEGGAC
- a CDS encoding helix-turn-helix domain-containing protein encodes the protein MVLPEKQLYHINEVAGIFQVHPRTVRNWIESGRLRAIKYVGNLRISRKDLVEFERKGERTI
- a CDS encoding DUF3987 domain-containing protein → MHDFQNAIIDGIGYGPEEIIPDGKIHRFATSDKSQDKAGYYCLFEHGDGLQAGFYGDWRNPESYLTWHSQNGAKLTDQQREWVRAAKEKAEVERSRLAEDAAAEAETIWNNAGPAPADCPYLIKKNIKPCGARLHNNKLLLKVINADGKIQSYQTIDDGGNKRFLTDGKVRGGFFSIKGSGADGPVFICEGFATAASVWEAMNGKHTVLAAFNAGNLQPVAEAVRSKSPDREIVICSDNDHKTDGNPGMAYARKTALAVNAKLTWPEFDSGDFGTDFNDLATSKGLEAVSLRIEQADYPSPENQAESWPDLIPFSQYDVPAINADDLPLWAGSMVREISDSLQVPAELAVTTVLGAVSLAVIGCVDEVEVKTGYSETLNLYLLAELPPAERKSGTIAISFRPIYAWESEQAEDMRDKIRAARSKRKSLEKVIDQRRSKLSRIKDQDKLNEEIESISKSEASLPDVPKSPRLIFDDSTNERVPTLLKDNNEVAGIVSAEGGMFDTMAGRYSKGIPNLDVYLKAHCGEPVSVDRVGREPLVLLKPRLVICLCVQNEVMESLSSKPGFRGRGVIGRFIYILPDSRLGHRKIDTRAMSEKVIREYDSGIRSLLDLRGAGLKLKLSPGAYELWKQFAQAVEVELRPGGQFEAMTDWAGKLPGAAARIAGLFHCISSSLPGNLTVSAEIMEQALSLSSRLADHAREAIGQMGCDDSRAAALRVLKWIRETSSTRFTARSCYKALHGTLKTMAEVKPGLDTLEERGYIRKVSEPPSGPGRPSKVFEVNPEVVR